The following DNA comes from Pirellulales bacterium.
GCCGCTGGGTATATTCCACGTGAATATAAAGCCGCGACCGTTGGTCGCGCTGCGGTGGTGTTGACGTTATTTCCGCTTCAGCGCGACCAACGGTCGCGGCTTTATATCGAAAATTCCCCACTCCCCATTCCCCATTCGAAATGCCCCTCGTTCTCCTTTCTATCCCCGGCCTGCGCGAGCGTGATCTGGCATCGATGCCACGCTTGCGAGAACTCACCCGTAACGGCGAGCAGGCGGTGCTCACGCCGAGTTTTCCCTGTGTTACTTGCCCGGTGCAGGCGAACATGACCACCGGCAAATTGCCGAGCCAGCACGGTGTAATCGCCAACGGCTTTTATTGGCGGGACAAACAGCAAGTGGAAATGTGGACCGCCTGGAACGATTGCATCCAGGCGCCGCAAATTTGGGATTTTCTCAGCCAGCACGGCGATGAGCTTACGACCGCCGTGTGGTTCCCGCTGCACAGCAAAGGGGCCAATGCTGATTTAATCTGCACGCCGGCGCCGGTGCACAATCCCGACGGCAGCGAATCGCTGTGGTGCTATACGCGCCCCACGGAGCTGTACGGCCAACTCCGCGACGGGCTGGGGCACTTTCCCCTCAAACATTTTTGGGGCCCGCTGGCGAACATCCAAAGCACG
Coding sequences within:
- a CDS encoding alkaline phosphatase family protein → MPLVLLSIPGLRERDLASMPRLRELTRNGEQAVLTPSFPCVTCPVQANMTTGKLPSQHGVIANGFYWRDKQQVEMWTAWNDCIQAPQIWDFLSQHGDELTTAVWFPLHSKGANADLICTPAPVHNPDGSESLWCYTRPTELYGQLRDGLGHFPLKHFWGPLANIQSTAWIVGSAIIAARQSHPQFFYIYLPHLDYAAQKFG